A genome region from Etheostoma cragini isolate CJK2018 chromosome 4, CSU_Ecrag_1.0, whole genome shotgun sequence includes the following:
- the LOC117943690 gene encoding NACHT, LRR and PYD domains-containing protein 12-like isoform X3, with product MTKGISGVGKSFAVQKFTLDWADGLENQNVGLMIPLPFRELNLIKDEQYSLVTLIQLFHPTLEEIEPDKLDDCQVMFIFDGLDESNILLDFKNNEVVSDLLQTSSLNVLLTNLIQGNLLPTALVWITSRPETAGQIPPACIDRVTEVRGFIESKKDEYFRRKVDDEEMASRIISHVGASRKLSVMCLIPLFSWITATVMEDMFTKDQKEEPPTTMTHLYSHFILVQTKQRKRKNDEEQETSPHKLTEADWEVILKMGRLAFEMLEKRDTMFYQEELDRCGLDLTEASVYSKVYTAFLNKEYVVFDKIAYYFIHLSIQEFLAAIYVFHCYTNRNMAVLEDFLGIYWDNDNSDGIHPDYPSLNDFLIRAMKKCLERENGHMDMFARFLHGLCLESNQRFFEGLLGHTETSPETVQKAINNLKEMKSDGMLSNKNINIFQCLMEINDPSLNQEILEFLKSKSRSQKKLTEIHCSALGYMLQLSDEVLDELDLHQYTTTLWGRERLIPAVTNCRKAVLSGCEITDTSCEVVASALKSNPSHLRELDLTDNNLKQSGITLLSAGLESPNCKLETLRMMGCGLSEVSCASLASALKANPSSLRELELSNNKLQDSGLKLLCGFLESIHCRLETLRLRRCHLSNISCGSLASALKSNGSHLRELDLENNRLQDSGVKLLCDFLKNQHCRLDTLRLWHCGLSEISCASLASALRSNPSSLRDLELSLNKLQDSGLKLLSALVESPRCRLEALRINGKMIRQMASSDEKHKKNDSGVKLHVKTILPEDHRKPPLSFSPEHTTECSYRFRCPGPGVFRCSLTGLVFVMAQEAELLYSTVQWDQGLLKPAGKKAAGPLFKIKCSEDAAILHLRLPHCETKDALLVDGMLSVAHVTDDGMSILEPLEITVTHAVVKVPHLAAFGLVWDFVKRFLNMTQPIEGQVLLFLRPLYEVHQVLDVLLLPDNVLLDEVKQSSFHIDDSHFASLVKNQNQSELKIFRLLFSL from the exons ATGACGAAAGGCATCTCTGGCGTTGGAAAGTCCTTTGCAGTGCAGAAGTTTACTCTGGATTGGGCAGATGGCttggaaaaccaaaatgttggtCTGATGATTCCTCTTCCATTCAGGGAGCTGAACTTGATCAAAGATGAGCAGTATAGTCTTGTCACGCTGATCCAGCTTTTTCATCCCACGTTAGAAGAGATTGAACCAGACAAGCTTGACGACTGTCAAGTTATGTTCATCTTTGACGGCCTGGACGAAAGCAACATCTTACTGGATTTTAAGAACAATGAGGTAGTTTCAGATCTTTTACAGACGTCATCACTTAACGTGCTGTTGACAAACCTAATCCAGGGGAATCTGCTTCCCACAGCTCTTGTCTGGATAACTTCCCGACCAGAAACTGCGGGTCAGATCCCTCCTGCGTGTATTGACAGGGTAACAGAAGTACGAGGCTTCATTGAGAGCAAGAAGGATGAGTACTTCAGGAGGAAAGTCGACGATGAAGAGATGGCCAGTAGAATTATCTCACATGTCGGGGCATCTAGGAAACTCAGCGTCATGTGTCTGATCCCACTCTTCAGctggatcactgctacagttATGGAGGACATGTTCACTAAAGACCAAAAAGAAGAGCCGCCCACGACCATGACTCACTTGTACTCACATTTCATTCTGGTtcagacaaagcagagaaaacgGAAGAATGATGAAGAACAGGAGACAAGCCCACATAAGCTGACGGAGGCGGACTGGGAAGTTATTTTGAAGATGGGGAGGCTGGCATTTGAAATGCTGGAGAAAAGAGACACCATGTTCTACCAAGAAGAACTGGACCGGTGTGGTCTGGATTTGACAGAAGCCTCTGTGTACTCAAAAGTTTATACAGCGTTTCTCAACAAAGAGTATGTGGTGTTCGACAAAATTGCCTACTACTTCATTCATTTGAGCATTCAGGAGTTTCTGGCAGCAATCTACGTGTTCCACTGTTATACCAATAGGAACATGGCGGTACTGGAGGACTTCCTGGGAATATACTGGGACAATGACAACAGTGATGGCATTCATCCTGATTACCCATCCCTGAATGACTTCCTTATAAGAGCAATGAAGAAATGCCTTGAACGTGAAAATGGCCACATGGACATGTTTGCCCGCTTTCTGCATGGCCTCTGTCTGGAGTCCAACCAGAGATTCTTTGAAGGCCTGCTGGGTCATACAGAAACCAGTCCAGAAACCGTCCAGAAAGCCATCAACAACCTAAAGGAGATGAAAAGTGATGGAATGCtttctaacaaaaacattaacatcttCCAATGTCTGATGGAGATAAACGACCCCTCGTTAAATCAAGAGATCCTAGAGTTCCTGAAGTCAAAGAGCAGATCCCAGAAGAAACTCACTGAGATCCACTGCTCAGCTCTGGGCTACATGCTGCAGCTGTCGGATGAGGTTCTGGATGAGTTGGACCTGCACCAGTACACCACAACACTTTGGGGACGAGAGAGACTGATTCCAGCTGTGACAAACTGCAGAAAGGCTGT ACTTTCTGGCTGTGAAATCACGGATACTTCCTGTGAAGTTGTGGCCTCTgctctgaagtccaacccctcccatctgagggAGCTGGACCTGACTGACAACAACCTGAAGCAATCAGGAATAACTCTTCTGTCTGCTGGACTGGAGAGTCCCAACTGTAAACTCGAGACGCTAAG AATGATGGGCTGCGGTTTGTCAGAGGTCAGCTGTGCTTCTCTGGCCTCAGCTCTGAAGGCCAACCCCTCCAGTTTGAGAGAGCTGGAGCTGAGTAACAACAAGCTGCAGGATTCTGGATTGAAGCTGCTCTGTGGCTTTCTGGAGAGTATACactgtagactggagactctgag ATTGAGGAGGTGCCATTTGTCAAACATCAGCTGTGGTTCTCTGGCCTCGGCTCTGAAGTCCAATGGctcccatctgagagagctggacctggagAACAACAGGCTGCAGGACTCAGGAGTGAAGCTGCTGTGTGATTTTCTGAAGAATCAACATTGTAGGCTGGACACTCTGAG ATTGTGGCACTGCGGTTTGTCAGAGATCAGCTGTGCTTCCTTGGCCTCAGCTCTGAGGTCCAACCCCTCCAGTCTGAGAGACCTGGAGCTGAGTCTCAACAAGCTGCAGGATTCTGGGCTGAAGCTGCTGTCTGCTCTTGTGGAGAGTCCACGCTGCAGACTGGAGGCTCTGAG GATCAATGGCAAGATGATTAGACAAATGGCAAGTTCGgatgagaaacacaaaaaaa ATGACTCGGGTGTTAAACTGCATGTGAAAACAATACTCCCTGAGGATCACAGAAAG CCTCCATTATCCTTctcacctgaacacacaacTGAATGTTCATACAG GTTTAGGTGTCCTGGTCCAGGTGTGTTCCGGTGTAGTTTGACTGGACTGGTGTTTGTTATGGCTCAAGAGGCGGAGCTGCTGTACAGTACTGTCCAATGGGATCAGGGCCTCCTCAAACCAGCTGGCAAGAAGGCCGCGGGGCCACTGTTCAAGATCAAGTGTTCTGAGGATGCTGCTATCCTTCATCTCCGCCTGCCACACTGTGAAACAAAGGATG CGCTGCTCGTTGATGGCATGTTGTCGGTCGCCCACGTCACTGATGACGGAATGAGCATCTTGGAGCCGCTGGAGATTACGGTTACTCATGCTGTCGTAAAGGTCCCCCACCTCGCTGCCTTTGGCCTGGTTTGGGATTTCGTTAAAAGATTTCTGAACATGACCCAGCCAATAGAGGGCCAAGTTCTGCTGTTCCTCCGACCCCTGTACGAAGTACATCAAGTACTCGACGTGTTGCTGCTTCCCGACAACGTCCTTCTAGATGAGGTAAAGCAATC CAGTTTCCACATAGATGATTCACACTTTGCTTCTCTtgttaaaaatcaaaatcaatctGAACTGAAAATCTTTAGATTGCTCTTTAGTTTGTAG